The segment tcagggccctatggcaccctattccctatatagtgcacgactttagatcagggccctatggcaccctattccctatatatagtacactactttagaccagagtcctatggcaccctattccctatatagtgcactactttagatcagggccctatggcaccctattccctatatagtgcactactttagatcagggccctatggcaccctattccctatatatagtacactactttagaccagagtcctatggcaccctattccctatatagtgcactactttagaccagagctctatggcaccctattccctatatatagtgcactactttagaccagagccctatggcaccctattccctatatatagtgcactactttagaccagataaCCAATTACTGCTGTAGTATGTGCTGTAGTATGGAAGCTTCCAGAGATCTATTACTATTATCTGTTATTACTCTAGATTTACTCTACCTCTTTCCTTGACCTGTGATATGTGATTGTCTtacctaccttagttgaatgcaccgACAGTAGGTGGCTCTGGATCAgggagtctgctaaatgactcactactgtaagtgtctctggataagagagtctgctaaatgactcactattgtaagtgtctctggataagagagtctgctaaatgactcactactgtaagtgtctctggataagagagtctgctaaatgactcactactatagtgtctctggataagagagtctgctaaatgactcactactgtaagtgtctctggataagagagtctgctaaatgactcactactgtaagtgactctggataagagagtctgctaaatgactcactactgtagtgactctggatcagagagtctgctaaatgactcactactgtaagtgtctctggataagagagtctgctaaatgactcactactgtaagtgtctctggataagagagtctgctaaatgactcactactgtcgtGGATGtaatgaatacttatgtattccATGTCTGTTTTCTTTCTTGTCAATTGTTTTCTTCATATTGAAGGTGAAGGAAAGATCTGCTTATTgcatatttgatttgattgtattCATAAATATACGTCTAACAATATAATGTATTTTTCAACAACTGAATGGTTATATACCTAATAAAATATCATACCTGTTATATTTGTTTATCGAATCTGTATCAAACGGATAGACACTTTGAGATGTTCATGCTTATTATGACACCTGTATTACTCTATCTGATTCCCTCCATTCAGTATTTCTTTGGCATcgagttttttttttaaaaggaACATTTTATACGTTTTTTTAAGCGCCCATAGGAAGTAATTGCTTGCGACACCAGTCGAACTGGTTTTAACTTCCGGTAACTATACTCTCCCTTTCCTGTCAGCCATTTGCGATCAACGGTGAGAAAGGAATTTTCTCTGTTGTACAAATAGGAAAATACTGTACTATTATCAACCATGGTTGTTGAATTTGTGAAATAATACTTCGCTAAACAGCTCCGCTAACGGTAGTACTTTGTTTGGTTTGAATGCTGATGTTATTTCGATACATTTTCTGGTGAAATACAGGCTGCCTGCTACCGCTGTTTTGCCACATGCTGGAGCCGTCAACGTCGACGCAGATTTCACACGGCTTCGTAGCCACTAGGAAGCATCTCCATCAACTAGAGACGTAGTTTTCGGGGAAAAACGGGgtcttattaatttgtttactATAATACGCGCGGTGTTGCTTTTTACTAACTCGTGCAAACTGTTCAGACTAGCAAATGTTAGCAAGCCATGTGTAGAGGTTGAAATGTCACTTCCTTatgttataaaatatatatttttttcaaatacAAATGATTCTGAATCCTTCAGTGGTATCTCTAACATATGCAAAAAGTCAGATTTAATATTTCCGATAATAAGCACGTACCGCTCTGTTACCGCTTTCTCTCAGCAACTTTTTAGGATTTGACATGTTATAGTGGTCGATCTGTTTCCGATGTGTCGCAAAATTAACATTATTAAATTAACCTTACGATCTGAATTCATGTAAAAGGATAGACGACGAGTTTGCGCTCAGTGCTCCGTTGACATTTTCAGAGAGACGTTTGTTCTGGTGAGGAATCTTCGAGAgaaaaataaacaatcaaatgttatttgtcacatacacatggtaagtagatgttaatgcgagtgtagcgaaatgcttgtgcttctagatccgacaatgcagtaatatctaacaagtaatctaacctaacaattccacaactaccttatacacacaagtgtaaaggaatgaatatgtacatataaatatatggatgagcgatggccgaacggcataggcaggatggtatagaatacagtatatacatatgagatgagtaatgtggggCATGTAAacatatgaagtggcattgtttaaagtgactaatgatacatttattatggcaagatgcagtagatggtaaagtggctagtgatacatttattatatcatttttttccattattaaagtggctggagttgagtcagtgtgttggcagcagccactcaatgttagtggtggctgtttaacagtctgatggccttgagatagaagctgtttttcagtctctcggtcccagctttgatgcccctgtaggacctcgccttctggatgatagcggggtgaacaggcagtggctcaggtggttgatgtccttgatgatctttatggcctttctgtgacatcgggtggtgtaggtgtcctggagggcaggtattttgcccccggtgatgcgttgtgcagacctcactaccctctggagagccttacggttgagggcggagcagttgccggaGCAGAACATCAACCACTCGAGCCACGGCTTGTTCACCCCACTATTATGGGGTGAACAATTGCGGTTGAAGGCGGTACAGCCTGACAGgacgctctcgattgtgcatctgtaaaacaGGAATTTCGTAATATAAAATGCTACAAAGATGACGAGTTAAACAGTGAGCCTGTCAATTAGCCTTCATTCTCGCACAGCGTCCAGCCTAGCTAGTCACAGCCgaatgtgatacaacctggatttgaaccagggactgtagtgatgccttttgcactaagatgcagtgccttagactgctgcgccacttgtGAATATTTATAGTTAAATAGACTTTCAGATTTCTGTCACCTCCAGCAGAATCGCTCGGCTAGTTTCATCTTGTGCAACATGCATGAGGCGATAGAAATCTGAACGTACTCCCACCGTTTTGAAACGTTATACGTTCCTGTCTCACATTCCTATTCCTGCAAAAGGACACACAgacaactggggggggggggtgagatgtTATTTTATTCAGCATTCAGACTTGTAGAATTCGCGAGAGGAAACTTTCCTTTTTATGTCCGACCAACAACTTAATGAAATGATATGTCCGGTTTCCCCGGGATACACTGAAATTCTGTGAGAGACGAGCATGTTTAATGTTTTATGAATAATTTTCCTCTGCTGCTCACAGATCGAGTTGACCAATCATCACCCAAAATCAGAATGCAGAACGACGCCGGTGAATTTGTGGACCTGTACGTCCCACGTAAATGGTGAGTACCCAGAGTGCCCCTGTGTTATGAAGTCCTggggtagctaactagctagcctgGAAAACCCACCGTTGATTTTCATTGAATTGTACCTTAGGCATAAATTAGCATTTGGATCAGGAAAGTTTCCTCTACAAGCCAGAATGCAGAATAAaattctatatatattttttttttacccctttttctccccaatttcatggtacccaattggtagttacagtcccatcgctgcaactccagcGATGGGACAGGAACATCCCtgccggtcaaaccctcccctaacaacgcttggccaattgtgcgccgccccatgggtctcccggttacggcttggctgcgacagagcctggactcaaaccagaatctagtgacacagctagcactgcgatgcagtacctTAAACCACTCGGGGAgcccgatttaaaaaaaaaatatatatttatttatttatacatttacaGTTGTCCGTGCTGTTGGTCCTTTTGGCGTTAGGAATTTAAGATTGTATATCCAAACGCAAATGTATTTATGCCCAACGTTAAATCCAATGATTAGCTGGCTTGTTAGCTGGCCGTTTTGTATTCTTTGTTCTTCGGGGTTTTAGACCAGGTATCTGTAAAGCACCGTGTGACAGCTTGATGTGTTAAAGGGCCTTATTAAATACATTTGCTTAATGTGTACTTTTTTTAGTGCTGCACAGTCTGCTCTCTGCAGTAGCTAATGCGTTAGAATAAATAATACCTTCCGGTTTGTGATATGATTTGGTTTTGGTATCGCTAGCGAACTGTACAGCGGCGATGATGAAAACACCTCCTTTCTACTGCTATTTTTACCTCGTCTTTCAGTTCTGCGAGCAACAGGATCATCGGAGCAAAGGACCACGCCTCCATCCAGATCAACATTGCTGAGGTAAACATCACCGATGACAAGACGAGGCTAACTCAAACATTCCAAAAAAAAACGTTGCATCTTGTCCCTTTGGGGCCGATAGGGAATAGTTGGGTCGCTGCCTGGACCATCTTCATTGATCTGCTGCGTCAACCTAACGCTCATGTACTGCTGTAAGATCTCGTTGTGCTGATTCCATTTGCCGTTGTATTTTCTAATTGCAGGTTGACAAGGCGACCGGTCGCTTCACCGGCCAGTTCAAGACCTACGCCATCTGCGGTGCCATCCGTAGAATGGTATGTTTCCCCTTTCTCCACAAGGCCACGGTTGGACACTTCTGCTAACTTTCAACTAAATTCCCAGCTATTCCAGAAATCCTGGCTAGAGGATTTCTGTATTTTCAGATTATTCCCTCCTGGTTTCCAGAGTTCCCCGAACCAGGATTTATAGAAAACCTGGGagattggagggggggggggagttagAAACGACAGAACAGCAACTAATGATGGCATCAAAGAACTGAGGTGGTTTGAGGCCCTGTTCTCTCCTGTAGTGTCTAGTAGAGAACTGAGATGGTTTGAGGCCCTGTTCTCTCCTGTAGTGTCTAGTAGAGAACTGAGGTGGTTTGaggccctgtcctctcctgtagTGTCTAGTAGAGAACTGAGGTGGTTTGaggccctgtcctctcctgtagTGTCTAGTAGAGAACTGAGGTGGTTTGAGGCCCTGTTCTCTCCTGTAGTGTCTAGTAGggaactgagatggtttgaggccctgtcctctcctgtagTGTCTAGTAGAGAACTGAGATGGTTTGaggccctgtcctctcctgtagTGTCTAGTAGAGAACTGAGATGGTTTGaggccctgtcctctcctgtagTGTCTAGTAGAGAACTGAGATGGTTTGaggccctgtcctctcctgtagTGTCTAGTAGAGAACTGAGATGGTTTGaggccctgtcctctcctgtagTGTCTAGTAGAGAACTGAGATGGTTTGaggccctgtcctctcctgtagTGTCTAGTAGAGAACTGAGATGGTTTGaggccctgtcctctcctgtagTGTCTAGTAGGGAACTGAGGTGGTTTGAGGCCCTGTTCTCTCCTGTAGTGTCTAGTAGAGAACTGAGATGGTTTGaggccctgtcctctcctgtagTGTCTAGTAGAGAACTGAGATGGTTTGAGGCCCTGTTCTCTCCTGTAGTGTCTAGTAGAGAACTGAGGTGGTTTGaggccctgtcctctcctgtagTGTCTAGTAGAGAACTGAGATGGTTTGaggccctgtcctctcctgtagTGTCTAGTAGAGAACTGAGGTGGTTTGaggccctgtcctctcctgtagTGTCTAGTAGAGAACTGAGGTGGTTTGAGGCCCTGTTCTCTCCTGTAGTGTCTAGTAGAGAACTGAGATGGTTTGAGGCCCTGTTCTCTCCTGTAGTGTCTAGTAGAGAACTGAGGTGGTTTGaggccctgtcctctcctgtagTGTCTAGTAGAGAACTGAGATGGTTTGaggccctgtcctctcctgtagTGTCTAGTAGAGAACTGAGGTGGTTTGaggccctgtcctctcctgtagTGTCTAGTAGAGAACTGAGGTGGTTTGAGGCCCTGTTCTCTCCTGTAGTGTCTAGTAGAGAACTGAGGTGGTTTGaggccctgtcctctcctgtagTGTCTAGTAGAGAACTGAGGTGGTTTGaggccctgtcctctcctgtagTGTCTAGTAGAGAACTGAGATGGTTTGAGGCCCTGTTCTCTCCTGTAGTGTCTAGTAGAGAACTGAGGTGGTTTGaggccctgtcctctcctgtagTGTCTAGTAGAGAACTAAGGTGGTTTGaggccctgtcctctcctgtagTGTCTAGTAGAGAACTAAGGTGGTTTGAGGCCCTGTTCTCTCCTGTAGTGTCTAGTAGAGAACTGAGGTGGTTTGAGGCCCTGTTCTCTCCTGTAGTGTCTAGTAGAGAACTGCGATGGTTTGaggccctgtcctctcctgtagTGTCTAGTAGAGAACTGAGATGGTTTGaggccctgtcctctcctgtagTGTCTAGTAGGGAACTGAGGTGGTTTGAGGCCCTGTTTCTTAAAAAGCAAGACTATAGGCCAACCTCAGACAATACTTCCACTGGCAACGACTGTATCTGTGATCGTAGCATCCAAGTTCACATGACTGAGCCTGAACTATCCTTCCGTGGTCTTTGATTTTCTGTGTTCTGGTCACATCCCTGTTATGAGATGggacattgtagttactccacaatactaacctcaatgacagtgaaaagaagcctgtccataaaaaaacagattccagatatcctgtttgcaataaggcattaaaaaaaaaaaaacatttaaactacAACAAACGTGTCTCATAAATGAAATTCATGTCCTGGATACAGGGTCGGTGATGTGAGGCGTGTAAAATGAATCGGTGTTATATTCTGGAGAGAAAGCCGCTCGTAGACAACTGAAATGCATCATTTGATATTGTGCTCTTTTTTTCCTTTGTGATAGTGCTatgagaagtgtgtgtgtatatttctagTAAACTGTCTTAACGGACCCTCTTGTCCTGCAGGGCGAGGCTGACGACTCCCTCCTGAGGCTGGCTAAGACCGACAGCATCGTGTCGAAGTAAGTACTGGGTCTGGTTTGCGTCCTTATGTAGTGCCCTTTGACCCAAGTCCTATGCACCTGCCTGTTGTGGACCTGTGCTAGTCTTCAACGCAGGAACGAGTCTCCCTTGATCTGAGAACGTGGGTTACGGCAAAAGTACTTAACCCCTCAGTCGACTGGAAACGGTTTTTGTCTTGTATcaaaatcaaatgcatttataaagcccttcttacatcagctgatttcacaaagtgctgtacagaaacccagcctaaacccccaaacagcaagcaatgccggtgtagaagcatggtggcttggaaaaactccctcgaaaggccaaaacctaggaagaaacttaaaggaaccaggctatgtggggtggccagtcctcttctggcaaacgttcatagatgaccagcagggtcagataataataatcacagtgaactggtcagggttccatagccgcagagtccttattggggcggcagggtagcctagtggttagagtggaggggcggcagggtagcctagtggttagagtggaggggcggcagggtagcctagtggttagagtggaggggcggcagggtagcctagtggttagagtggaggggcggcagggtagcctagtggttagagtggaggggcggcagggtagcctagtggttagagtggaggggcggcagggtagcctagtggttagagtggaggggcggcagggtagcctagtggttagagtggaggggcggcagggtagcctagaggttagagtggaggggcggcagggtagcctagtggttagagtggaggggcggcagggtagcctagtggttagagtggaggggcggcagggtagcctagtggttagagtggaggggcggcagggtagcctagcggttagagtggagggcggcagggtagcctagcggttagagtggaggggcggcagggtagcctagcggttagagtggaggggcggcagggtagcctagcggttagagtggaggggcggcagggtagcctagtggttagagtggaggggcggcagggtagcctagtggttagagtggaggggcggcagggtagcctagtggttagagtggaggggcggcagggtagcctagtggttagagtggaggggcggcagggtagcctagtggttagagtggaggggcggcagggtagcctagtggttagagtggaggggcggcagggtagcctagtggttagagtggaggggcggcagggtagcctagtggttagagtggaggggcggcagggtagcctagtggttagagtggaggggcggcagggtagcctagtggttagagtgtagaggtggcagggtagcctagtggttagagcattggactagtaaccggaaggttgcaagttcaaacccccgagctgacaaggtacaaatctgtccttctgcccctgaacaggcagttaacccactgttcctaggccgtcattgaaaataagattttgatcttaactgacttgcctggttaaataaagataaaattaaaTTAATCCAGCCACTCTGTTCAGTGAGGGGGAAAGGCTGCTTCATGTTAATGGCAACAAATCCTCTGTTTTAAATGTAAACAACCGTTATTTATTTGTTtaccttatttaaccaggcaagtcagttaagaacattcttattttcaatgacagcctaccagggaacagtgggttaactgccctgttcaggggcagaacatgaCAGCctgccagggaacagtgggttaactgccctgttcaggggcagaacatgacagcctaccagggaacagtgggttaactgccttgttcaggggcagaacatgaCAGCctgccagggaacagtgggtgaactgccctgttcaggggcagaacatgacagcctaccagggaacagtgggttaactgccctgttcaggggcagaacatgaCAGCCTGccagggaacaatgggttaactgcctgttcaggggcagaacatgacagcctaccagggaacagtgggttaactgccctgttcaggggcagaacatgacagcctaccagggaacagtgggttaactgccttgttcaggggcagaacgtgaTTGGATCAAAACAGCCCAATCAGGGATGATGGATGTTTCCCTTTCCTGACGATCccgaagttgttgttttttttatcacTAACGCACTTGTTTTGTTCTAGTCAACTCTTCATCGGGTGTGATGCTAGGTTCCCCGGGGTTTGTGGAAACACTGTTCTGAAGTACACAAACGTAGATGGCCGTAGGTCTTCGTATTTGTGGCCGTTATCAGTGTCTTTttggtccaatttgtaagtcgctctggataagagcgtctgctaaatgacttaaatgtaaatgtgccaTAAATACCTAAACTAATATCGGTCTGAGTCACACAAAagtgtaattattattttttttttttaatcgttCACTGATGTTGATCAACATCCTGTTGTCATTTTGTCTCTGCTACAACACTGCCAAATGTAGCCTACCCGTTGATGTGTTCTCATgagttctctctcttccttacagGAACTTCTAGTCTGGGACATGCAGCTCTGGGATCTCTTTGTAAAATAAAAACGTGTCAAATGAATTTGTTTCGAGTGGCATCATTagtccatcccagtctcaaaacTAAAGTACAACTCCAGTcctttttaaatgtttcattTATTCATTTCATTTGTTTACTTTGGTTGTGAGACGGTGATGGACAACTCCAGTCCTTTGTTAGTCTTTCCTCACCTTTGTTTATTTCTCCATCAGTAAAACAGCTGAGTAAACTATTGCATTccaaactgaagatcatgatttaCTTGATTATTAAGAGTCCGGTGTGTTAGTTAGGGGAAattgtgacaccaatcaggcccttcgaggactggagttgtccAGCCTTGGTCTCcttgatttgtttttgttttggatCCCCAtgtagttcctgtcaaggcagcagctactcttcctggggtttattatggatccccattagttcctgccaaggcagcggctactcttcctggggtttattatggatccccattagttcctgccaaggcagcagctactcttcctggggtttattatgggtccccattagttcctgccaagtcagcagctactcttcctggggtttattatggatccccattagttcctggggtttattatggatccccattagttcctgtcaaggcagcagctactcttcctggggtttattatggatccccattagttcctgtcaaggcagcagctactcttcctggggtttattatggatccccattagttcctgccaaggcagcagcttctcttcctggtgtttattatggatccccattagttcctgtcaaggcagcagctactcttcctggggtccagtaaAATTAATGAACCTCTGGGATAGGCGGGACGcaaatgtctcaactggccaattaccagggaaaatgcagagcgccaaattcaattaaAATACTATAAAAATCGAACTCATTAAATCACAggtgtaagataccaaattaaagctacagtttgaatccagccaacatgtcagatttcaaaaaggccaTTTCGGCGAAAgaataagaagctattatctgataatAGCACAATGTCAACAAagagaaagcatatttcaaccctgcagacGCTACACAAAAcccagaaataaaatataaaacaagccttacctttgacaagcttcttttgttggcactccaatatgtcccataaacatcacaaatggtccttttgttcaattaattccgtccatatatccaaaatgtccatttatgtggCACggttgatccagaaaaaaactatatctcaaaagttacctgtaaactttgccaaaacatttcaaactacttttgtaatacaaattcaggtatttttaaacgttaataatcaatcaaattgaagactGGTCTATCAGTTTTCAATACAGGAGGATCACAAACTAACGCTACTCTCAAACAGTACACAAAACGTTACCCTGATCCAAGATGGCGTACTTCTTCATTTCACAAAGGAAtaactggtgacatccagtggaagcggtaggaactgcaaacaagttCCTTAGAAATCTTCTTCTCATCAGTTACTTGttatggaatagagttccatgtagtcatgtctctatgtagtactgtggaatagagttccatgtagtcatggctctatgtagtactgtggaatggagttccatgtagtcatggctctatgtagtactgtggaatggagttccatgtagtcatggctctatgtagtactgtggaatagagttccatgtagtcatggctctatgtagtactgtggaatagagttccatgtagtcatggctctatgtagtactgtggaatagagttccatgtagtcatggctctatgtagtactgtg is part of the Oncorhynchus masou masou isolate Uvic2021 chromosome 33, UVic_Omas_1.1, whole genome shotgun sequence genome and harbors:
- the LOC135527697 gene encoding small ribosomal subunit protein eS21-like produces the protein MQNDAGEFVDLYVPRKCSASNRIIGAKDHASIQINIAEVDKATGRFTGQFKTYAICGAIRRMGEADDSLLRLAKTDSIVSKNF